The nucleotide window GTCTTGCATCGTGCGGGCTGTTTCTAACAGCTCACAAAACGCGGATGGTACATTTTGCATACGCCCAGCGATACAAGTCAGCAGACGCTCGAGCCTCTGGTAGTGCTCATCTCGAAGCCCGAAGGCATAAAGGCGCAAGAGATTTTTAGCCATCACGGTATTGCCCGAAGGTTCAGCTCCATCCATGAAAGCTTTATTTCTTGCAATAAGGGATTCCTGTTCGTGCGCAGTCATGAAAAATGCACCATGCTCAGTGTCTTCAAAATGCGCCGCAACATAGCTCTCGAGCGCAAAAGCTTTGCGCAAAAATTCCAAATCAGAAGTAAGATCAAAAAGATCAAGCAGTGCGGCAATCAAACAGGCGTAGTCGTCAAGGTATGCACTTGGACCAAGCTTGCCTTGCCGATAGCTACGTGAGAAGCCTTCGCCTTTTTGCATAGTGGTTAGGATGAAATCCATGGCATCCAGCGCGATTTTTTTATAGCTCGCATCATCAAGCGCTTTTGCTGCTTGGGCATAGGCGCTAATCATAAGTGCGTTCCACGACAAGAGAATTTTATCATCCAACAAAGGAGCCGAACGCTTGGCGCGCTCTAAGCGAAGCTTTTCGCGAATAGCAGTCAGCCGCTGTTTGAGCTGCTCAACTGAAACGCTTAGTTCCTGAGCGACATCGCCAATCGATTCTTTCTCAAAAAGAATGGAGCGACCTTCAAAGTTGCCTTCCACGTCCACACCGTAGATACGCTTACATAAAACAGCATCGTCCGGATCAAGAACACTATCGAGCTCCTCGGGTGTCCAAGTGAAAAACCATCCTTCCTGCTTGGTCCCATCAGGCACAATGCTATCGGCATCGGTGGCCGAATAAAAAGCAGCCTCTGGACTACACATATCACGGCTCACATAGTCCAAAATATCTCGGAGCACATCCAGCAACCTTGGATCAGCGCTTTGCTCATAGCCTCGCAAGTAACTCTGGGCGAGCAAGGCGTTGTCGTAGAGCATCTTTTCAAAGTGTGGAACGAGCCAGATGCGATCCGTTGAGTAGCGATGAAATCCCCCGCCTACGTGATCGTGTAACCCACCTTTGGCCATGCAACGAAGTGTATGCAATGCCATCTGCAAGGCTTCGGAATCAGGATGCCGCTTGGCGTAAGACAAAAGGAAAGCCACTGGCAAACTGCTCGGAAATTTAGGCGCAGGCAGCAAGCCACCGTACTTCGGATCGTAACGCTCCTCTAGTTCAGCAAAAGCCTTTTGCTCGAGTTCCTTGGGAATCTTCGCGTCCGTTGACTGCTTTAGCTCAAGCATTTGCTGAAGCGCTTGTTTTAGTTGCTCAGCCGATTCGAGGAGTTTTTCCGGCTCTTTTTCATATTCTGCCGCAATGGCGCCAAGCAAACTTAGAAAACCAAAACGCGCACCGCGATCGCCATCGCGCGCTGGAAAATAAGTGCCTGCAAAAAAAGGAACTTTCTGTGGTGTCATAAACACGGTCATGGGCCAGCCACCATGGCCACTTATGAGCTGCACGGCCGACATGTAAATCGCGTCGACATCCGGTCGCTCTTCACGATCGACTTTCACTGCAATAAAATGCTGGTTGATCGCTGCTGCAATCTCTGCATCTTCAAAGGACTCTTCCTCCATCACATGACACCAATGACAGGTGCTATAGCCAACAGAAAGAAGCACGGCTTTGTTGTGCTTCTTCGCAAGCTCAAATGCTTGCTCACCCCAAGGAAACCAGTTCACCGGATTGTGCGCATGTTGCAAAAGATAAGGACTGCTCTCGAAAAACAAACGATTCGTATAAAGCGGCGCGCCGTTTCCATCCAAATGCCGCGTCCGCGGCCGATACCCATCCGCCCTCTTCTGCCATTCAGCCTCAAGGGCCTCCCGATCCGCCAAAAACTCACCCACAACACCCGGTAACGAAGTCATCATAACAACCGAAGCTAACACAAAGCCTCAAAGCAAACACCCAAGGTAAAACATGGAACCCCAAGAAAGCAATTCGAGCAAACATGAACCGCAACCGTAAACTTGTGAGCACAATCTGCATAGGACTGCAAAGAGCAACCGCTAACCTGATTTGCGATGCGGATGACAGTGGCTCGCAGGAGCATCTGCCCAGAGCGCAAACAAGATAAACGTGGGAGGAAATCCGTCCAGCCCACCGCGCAGACCCTGTGGTCTTGAAAGCTCCAGCGAGCCACTGTTATCCGCATCTCACTCGAGCTCCTAAGCAACCATTACACTTAGAGAAGCCACCGAAATGCATAAAACACCCGCTCTGCAACTCGCACCCCCAGCGGCCTAAACATCCAGTCCCGCCGTGAAACTTCAAGAGCCGACGCCATGTCTTCAAGGATTTTTTTATGCATCGCCTGTCCGATTCGCTCATCGTCAATCGCTACATTGACCTCGAGATTCATGCGAATGGAACGGTTATCAAGGTTGTGCGTGCCCACCGTGGTCCAACGGCTATCAATTACAGCGCTCTTTGAATGAAGCACTGAATGCGGCCAGGTATAAATATGCACGCCACGTTTCATAAGCCATGCAAACATGCGACGCGAAGCATAATAAACCGCAACCACGTCACTTGTTTCCGGCACCAAAATGCGCACGTCAACACCGCGTTTGGCTGCTTTTGCTAGCGCTCGACTCACCTTTCTACCGGGAACAAAATAGGCATTGGCAATCAAAATAGAAGACTGCGCTGCTTGGATTTCTTTTAAATAGGCTCGACGAATGCCAAAGGTTGAAGCTTTAAAAAAATTGGCAAGCACCATGATGCGACTTTCAAGGGGGTTTGTCGCGCCTTTCGGAACAACCGGGCTAAGCGTCTTTTCATCAACCTCGATATTTTTATCCGACAACCTGTTCCAGGTATGTGCACTCACGGCTAGCAAATCCAACACCGCAGGACCTTCAATGCGAACCATGTCATCGCGCCAGCCTTCTCCACCGTGCTCCTCCGCTCGCCAAAAATCAGCAAGGTTCGCGCCCCCTGTAAAAGCAACCTTTCGATCGACGACCAAGATCTTTCGATGATCGCGCAAGTTAACTTTATCCAAACGAAAACGTTTTCGCCAAGGCGCAATGGGGTTGTATTGTTCAAGCTCGCAGCCAGCTTGCTCCAAAGCATCGAAAAAAACCCCATCGCTATCCCACGAACCGATGGCATCAAAGAGAACACACACACGAAGCCCTTTTCGCGCTTTATCCATCAAAGCTTCGGCGAAACCCCAACCTGTTTGATCCGAAGCAATCCAATACATTTCAAGGATAATTTCTTTTTCGGCTTGCTTAATAGCATCCAACATTGCTTCAAGCGCTTCATCGCTATCGTGAAATAGCGCAACCCGGCCTGCTTTCCAAAGTAAAGGCTTGCCTGGAAGGAGATGCTCTTTAAAGGTCTTCGATATATCAACGGGTCTCATCGACCAGGACACCTTAGCGCAGTCCGGACCTTTTGTGCTACGCTCCCTAAGTCATGTCCAAAGCAAAGCACTGTCCGCAATGTAAAAAACCCGTAGCGAGCTCCTCCCAAAATCCTGCGTTTCCTTTTGCTCCAAACGCTGCAAGCTCCTTGATTTGGGAAATTGGCTTGATGAGGGCTATCGCATCGAGTCCGACGAAGCCAGCACAAGTGATGAGCCGGATCAAAGCGCCTGAACTCAGGCCTGGATGAAGCATGCTCTAAGCGCTTTGTCCCAGTTGCTCCGCTAAGGTATTGGCAGTGATTTTTGCACGCTTTACGACTTGAGGAATGCCCACTCCGTAAAGAGCGTTGCCTGCAACCTGTAAACGCGGATAAGGCGCGAGAGCTTTTTCAATTTTCTGAACGCGTTCGAAATGCCCCAAGGTATAACGCGGCAGAGCCTTGTGATAACGATCAAGAATATACCAGTGTGGTTTTTTATGAAGCCCTAACATTCGATCGAGCTCGTGAAGCCCTTGTTCGAACAACACGTCATCTGTTTGCTCGTCATGCGCTGCATTGGGACCACCAAAGTAGCAACGCATCAAGGCTTTGCTCGCTGGAGCGCGGCCGGGGTATTTGATATGGCTGAAGGTCGCGGCCATGATCGGGCTCTTTTCTTTTTCCGGGACCACGACACCAAAGGCATCCAGCTTTCGTTCAAAAGCATCGCCATCAAAGGCCATGCTAAGCACAGCCGCTGAGCCATATTGGATTTGTGAAAAAGCCGCGCTAGCTTCCGGAGCAAGCTCTGCTACGAGCATCGCCGCGACATGCGCTGGCACGGCAAGAACCACCGCCTGCGTTGTGATGCTTTGGCCATCACCAAGCTTTATCGAAAAGCCTTCGTCACTCGCAGTAATGCGAGTAACCGAGGTATTGCACTTAACACTTTGCCCCAACTCGGACATCAAGGCATCGATGAGCGTCTGCATGCCACCCTTGAACGCGGAAAACATGCCGTAACGCGCACCGCCACCTTGCTTTTTTTTGGCATGTTTAGCCGCCATCAAACCACGAGAGACGCTTCCGTAGCGTCGCTCAAGCTCAACAAAACGTGGCAACGATGCATGCATACTCAAGGTCGAAGGATCAGCTCCGTAAATGCCACTTGCTAAGGGTTGAGCAAGTTTTTCAAAGAGCTCCTTACCAAAACGTCGCGTCACAAACGATTGCAAGCTTTCTTCATCGCTAAGCCGCTTTTTCACCCACGGCTCGATCATGGCGCGGCATTTACCTTTCCATGAAATCAATGGGGTGCGCAAAAAACTCCAAATGTCACTGGGACCAATAAGCTGAAAGCCTTCTGGATTTATTGAGCTTGCCATCTGAAAACACATAAGCACCGCGGTGCGCTTCGTTGGTAGCAATAATCTGTTCTTCGAGACCAAGCGCAAGCGCAAGGTCTAGACCATCGCGTGGCTCAGCTAACATGGAATCAGCACCACCTTCGACAACAAAACCATCGCGTTTGTGCGTTCGCAGACCGCCTCCCACGCGAGCGCTGGCTTCAAGCACTTGGATATCCAAAGAAGCGTCGTTCTGCTTGAGGAAATAAGCCGTGCTTTAACCCACCAAGACCGCCACCGATGATTGTAATCTTGGCCATGAACACTCCTTTACAGGCAAGATCTATCTTGCGCTCTGCTCGTGCACGTAGTCCACCAACATTCGAACTTGATCTGGCGAAGTTGGCGGTAAAACCCCGTGCCCGAGATTAAAAATATGACCCGGCCGACTATTAGCGGCATCAAGAATTGTTTTGGCCGCTCCTTTGAGCTCATCCGCGGGAGCGAGCAAAAAGGTTGGATCCAGATTGCCCTGTAGAGCAACATCGCCAAGTCGTTCCCATTGCTCAGCAAGGTCCACACGCCAGTCGATACCAATCACATGACCGCCAGCTTCCTTCATTAAAGGATAGAGCGCCGCATTGCCGGTTGAAAAATGAATCACCGGCACGTGATCGCCCAGAGCAGCAAACACTTTTTTCATATGAGGTAAAACGAAACGCTGATAATCCCTGGGACTGAGACAGCCAACCCAACTGTCAAAAAGCTGCACCGCCTGCGCGCCTGCTTTGATTTGTGCTTTGAGGTAATCGATCACCGCCAAGCTTAACTTCTGCATGAGCACATCAAAGGCAGCAGGGTCGTTGTACATCAAGGTCTTGGTGTGAAGGTAGTCACGTGAACCGCCACCTTCGATCATGTACGACGCCAAGGTAAAAGGCGCACCGGAAAAACCTATCAGCGGGATACGGCCAGCAAGTGCTTGTCTGACTTTCTTTAGCGTTTGCATCACATAAGCCAGGGAATGTTCAGCTTGAATGTTTTCCTTCAAGCGATCGATGGCTTTGCTGTCGCGCAATGGCTCTTCGATAACAGGGCCGCCCTCTTTCGTAAATGAAAAACCAACGCCTAAAGGCTCCAAGACTAAAAGAATATCAGCAAAAACAATTGCAGCATCCAACTCAAACTGCTGCACAGGCAACAAAGTTACTTCAGCTGCCAAATCCGAGTTCTTGCAAAGCTCTATGAAAGACACTTTCGAGCGAATCGCACGGTACTCCGCTTGATAACGTCCGGCCTGACGCATCAACCAAATCGGCGTAAACGAGGTCGGCTCTTTTCGGCAAGCTTTAAGAAACTCAGACACAGCGCTCTTCTAGCACAAAGTATCAAAGCCTGTCCCTAAAAACTTTTCGGGTCGAAACAGGAGTTAAACAACCAAAACTTAGCGCGATTCCTAGCAAAAAAACCGAGAGTGCAAGCGCCTTACTTCGGCGCCTAGACCTGTTCTTCAATGTACCTGGCTTGCTCTTCACCAAAAAAGATCTCAATGCACCTTAGAAGTTGAATTCTAAGAATCTCAGGATCACCTGTCTAAGGATTTTTCTTAAATCGATCGATCAGAATTTCAAGATCCAGAGGGTATCTTTCGTGAAGCTCCACCATGCCTCCAAAGTCATGATCGGTACCTCGCGAAATTTTTGAGATTGCCAAGTCATGTTTTTCAGGCACGTGACTGTAAGCTTCGTTAGCTCAGGAAGCTCGCAACGTTGTACGCACTCTTGATAATCGTGTGGAAACTGTGCCACACCGGTCTCGCCCAGAGGAACGAATGTCTCATCTTTTCTCGAATCGTTTTAAGCGCCTCTTTGATTTCAGAGTTCATGGACTCATAGGTATCGATGTCCGTTGTGCCTTTTGTGACGCCATACCCCAAAACAAGAACTGCTCCACCAATGATAATTAGTGTTTGGTCTTTACGAAGCGCTTGATCTAACGCTTGCAAGCTTTGAAGCAACTCTTGGGGAGTTTTTCTGCGGTAGTTTTTAGTCACAATGTTTCTCAACAATGGAATGAAAGCCTTCTTACGGCATATTCATTTCAAATAGCCACTTACGAGCAAGGTCGGACGTATTGCGTTGCATGAGCTTTTTCTCGTACTTGCTCGGTTTCATATGTACAAAAAAAGCCTCCGATCGGCTGCGGCGCTTATCTCTTAATTTCGCCAAGTGTTTACCTAGAAGCAAGGAAAACTCCCGATCTTGGGCCAACTTATCGGTAAGCTCTAGGAAGAAACCAAGAGTATGATTGCTTTCGCTTTGTTTCGCGCGATGGACTAGCTCCGGCAGTATCTGAGACAATCGCGATTTGTTTTTATAAAACACCACAGAAAGCACCCGCGCAACACTCGCGTCTCGACGAGCAAGCACAAGACTAGAGGCCAGGACCGAGACAAGATCAAGCTCTTTTCGTTCACATCCGGCGCAGGAAACGCTTTCGTTTTGATAAGCGTACGCAATGCCGCAAGGAGGCCTTTATCGATCTGTGGACTCAACTTGAACACATGTGCGTTGCCTACAACCTCACCTGCAACCAAACCTACTTCCTCCATACGCAAAAGCTCGTTACGAACAGCCGTACTGCTTTGCCCTGTCCGTGCAGCAAAACCATGCATGGAGTCCTCGGCGCCACTAAGCACAAAAGCCTTGAGCAGCTCACGACGCGTTTCAGAGGGAACGGTATATTCATAAATCTATCCAGGATCTAGTCGAAAACCATAAATATTTACAACCATTTAGAACACACACCGCGAAAAGATGGAATTTCAAACTTTCGCGGTGTGTGCATTAAGTTATTGAAATGAAAAAGAAAAAAACAGGGGATCCTGGATCTATAGGGCGACTAGGGGGTCGGTGGGGATGGATAGGAGGCGGCTTCTGATTTGGGCGATGAGGAAAATTGAGCCGGCCACGATCACTCTGCCCTGCTCGCCGGCTATGGTCTTGGCTTTTTCAAACGCTTGCTCGGGTGCTTCGGCTATCTCGCCTTCGCGCAAAGCACTGAGGTTCTGTGGACTTTGGCTGCGGGGCATGCCTGTGCTGCTAAAGACATGATGATCGATGACATCATCGAGTTTACTAAGGAGCGATTCAGCGTCTTTGTCCTTCATGCAAGCAAAGAGCAAAACAGTCGGGCCAGTTCTTCTTGGAATCTGCTTAAGATAGTTCGCAAGTGTTTGTGCGCCGTCGGGATTGTGCGCTGCATCCAAAATGATTTCTGGGGATTGATCGAAATGCTCCAAACGACCTGGCCAGTGCGTCTGCTTTAGACCCTGAACGATTTGCTGTTGGCCGATCACAAAACCCTTCTTACAAAGCAACTTGGAACAAACATAGGCAAGCGCTGCATTTTGGTATTGATGCTCGCCAGCAAGGGAAAGCTTCTCTAGATTAAATACTTCACCGCCAAATGAGATGCTGCGTTTGCCTTGCTCGTTACAACGAAGCTTATAGGCCTCATTATAGCGTATCAACTCGACTTCTTTTTGCTTGGCCACATCGGCAATCACCTCAAGTGCTTCGTGAGCTAAATTCCCAAGTACACAAGGCACGCCTTGCTTTAAGATCCCTGCTTTCTCTCTGGCTATCTCAGCCAATGTGTGACCCAAAATCTGCGTATGGTCCAAAGCGACGTTCGTGATCACGCACAGTTCTGGTCGAAGCACGTTGGTGGCATCGAGCCGCCCACCTAAGCCAGTTTCAACAAAAACAATCTCGCATTTGGCATCGCGAAAACTCTCAAGAGCAATCGCGGTGATGGTCTCAAAAAAGCTTAGGGGCGGTTGCATGTCTTTCATGGACTCCGCAAAATCGCTCATCCGCTCGGCGAATTCCTGATCCGAGATGGCTACGCCGCCAATACGGATGCGCTCGGTGACCTTATGCAAATGCGGCGAGGTACACAGGCCGGTTTTATAGCCCGCATAGCGAAACACTGATTCTAAAAAAGCAACGGTACTGCCTTTGCCGTTGGTGCCGGCAACGTGCACAACGCGCAGCGATCGATGCGCCTCTCCGCGAAGGTTAAGTAGCGCATCGATGCGTTCAAGACCTAGCTTGATACCTTGATGTTGCAGCGCATACAGAAAACGAACTGCGTTTGGATAGTCCACGGGTGCTTAGTCGAGTAAATGCCGAAGCACGCGCGCAATGGTGTCACGCATTTCATGGCGAGAGGCGATGATATCAATCATGCCGTGTTCTTTGAGAAACTCCGCACGTTGAAAGCCGTCGGGCAATTTTTGCCGAATGGTGGTTTCGATGACGCGTTGACCTGCAAAGCCAATAAGCGCGTTCGGCTCAGCGATGTTTACGTCGCCTAAAAAGGCAAAACTTGCAGCAACACCACCCGTAGTCGGATCCAAAAGCACACTAACAAAAGGCATCTTCACTTCGCGCAGCCTGCCCAGCGCTGAGACCGTTTTGGCCATTTGCATCAAAGAAAGCACACCCTCTTGCATACGTGCCCCACCCGAGGATGAAAGCAACACCACTGGCTGCTTTTTATCGACGCCACGTTCAACCATACGCGTGATTTTCTCCCCAACCACCGAACCCATGGAACCGCCCATGTAGCGAAACAAAAACGCGCCAATCTGAATGCTGCGTTCTTCAAGCAAACCACTGCCTACCATGATGGCATCTTTGACACCGGACTTTTTTTGTGCAGCTTTGATACGATCCCCGTATGGCTTGGAATCGACAAAGCCGAGCGCATCGACTGGACTTAGTCCAGCATCCTCTTCTTTAAAAGAATCGGGATCCAACAAAAGCTCGATCCATTCTTCACCACTTAAGCGATAGTGATAGCCACACTTGGGACACACTTCGCTGTTGGTGACATAGTGATCGGAGTGACAGGTGTATCCACAACCGTTGCAGCGACGAAATACACCCTCACCAAGCGTGCGCTTTTCTTCGCCCTCTTGATGAGTAACTTTGGTTTTCTCAAAACGAGCCATTAGCCGCATCGATTAGCACAAAGCCGGCCCAACTCAAAAGCCAAGCGTCACGGATAAGCTAAACATGCCAACTTTAGCATGTTTACTGCCTGTAAAACGCCAAAACTGTCGATTTTACGGATAAAAACTGCCATCAGGACCTATCCAGACTATGGGCGCGAGGCAAAATTACCGATAACTGCCTTCCAGAAGCCTGCCCATCGCGGCGATAGGAAAAAAAGCGCTGGGGCTCGCACATCGTGCAACCACCGACATCATCAATAAAGTTTTGCTTTATTCCCGCCCGGCTAATTTGCTCTAGGAGTATTTTTTTTAGGTCCAGCAAAAATTTATCGCCTTTAGCTTGTGTGGCTTGATAAATAAGCGGAGATGAAGAAAAGTGCTGCACTACCTCGCCGCCCACCTCAAAACAACAAGAACGAATATGCGGCCCAATGGCCACACGCAAAGCAGTGCTCTGCACATTAAGATTCTGCAATCGTGAAATCGTAGCAAGAACGATCTGAGCGCGTACACCTCGCCAACCAGCATGGACTGCCGCTACACCACTTCCGTCTTCGCTCGCAAAAAGTAAGGGCACGCAATCTGCGGTGCGCACCGCCACGGCAAGCGTCGGCTTTTGACTGATAAGCGCATCGCCTTGTTGGCTTCGAAATTGCACGGGGTCTAACTTCGCATCAACCACCACAACGGTATCGCTATGCACTTGGCTTAGCTCGTAGAGTTTACTCGTTTCATAACCCACAGCCTGAGCAAGCGATGCGTAGTTTTTCTCAACGCTAGCGGCTTCGTCACCCACGCTACGCGCCAAGTTCAAACTATCAAAGGGAGCTTTGCTAAAACCACCTTGGCGGGTTGAAAAAGCGTGTGAAATCCCCATCTCATCGAAGAGCTTGGAACGCAAAAGAACGGGCTGCGAGTTTACATTGCGCATCGCACCGCAACATACTACTGTGCTTCGCCTAAAGAAATGCCGTCATGGCAAGCACTGTTTTTAGGAAGGTTTTAATATGGCATATCAATTTCCGTCACCTGAATGGACCGCAGCTTACAAAGACGCTGTCAACGCCAATCAAGCCTACGAGCAAGCTTCAGCGGACTGGACCCACGGTGCAGTTGCCATGGTCGTCAAAGCAGACAAAGCCATAGGCCTCGAAAACGATGCAGCCATGCTCCTTGATGTCCATCAAGGCAAGTGCCGCAATACCGAATATTTTACGAATGCTGAACAAGCCAAGAACAAAGCCGCCTTTGTGATTGAAGCTCCCTATCCTCTCTGGAAAGAGGTCGTGCAAGGTAAGGTTGAGCCGATCAAAGCCATGATGCAAAACAAGCTCAAACTCACCAAAGGCGCTTTGCCAACCATGATTCGCTACGTCGAAGGATCAAAACAGCTGGTGCAAAGCGCAAGTCAGGTACCCACCGAATTCGTTGCTTAGGAAACTGTGACAGCATGAACAGCATCGAACTCGACCCTGACGCAGAGCAAAACGGTTTAGCTTTAATCCTGTCGGAGCTTTTGAAAAACAACATCGAGACCGATACAAGCAAAGCCAACATCTTCGAGCAAATGCTTGGCTCAGTGGCAATCGTCGCTGAAGATGCACAAGTAGCTCTTACTTTGGTGTTTCAAAAGGGACGGTTACGCATCTACGACGGAATCTACAGCATCCCGGATATTGCGGTGCGAGCGAGCAGTGAAGACATCACCAATCTATCCTTGATTGAATCGCTGCCCTATTTCGGACTTCCAGACTTGCGAAAGCCCACAGCGCAAGGCGTCCTAAAACGCTTGTTCAAAGGCCAAATTCGCCTCCACGGCATCCTCAACCACTTTAAACTCTTCACCCAGTTCGGTGACATCATGGCCGTAAGCCACTAACCCGCACAAGCAAAACAGCGGTACAAACAGTCAAAGCTAAAGAGCAAACCAATTCCAAAATCAGCTACCCAATCACCCCGCGAGCAGCGCGAGCCCGCAGGGGAGGGAGCCGACGCACGAAGTGCGCTCGGGAGGGGAGACGCGTATCTCCCCTCTTTGGAGCGCTGCTGTGCAGCGGTACAAACAGTCAAAGCTAAAGAGCAAACCAATTTCAAAATCAGCTAGCCCAATCACCCCGCGAGCAGCGCGAGCCCGCAGGGGAGGGAGCCGACGCACGAAGTGCGCTCGGGAGGGGAGACGCGTATCTCCCCTCTTTGGAGCGCTGCCACGCAGCGGTACAAACTGTTAAAGCCAACAACTAAACCAATCCCAAAATTACCTACCCAACCACCCCGCGAGCAACGCGAGCCCGCTGGGGAGGGAGCCGACGCGCAAAGCGCGTTCGGGAGGGAGACGCGTATCTCCCCTCTTTGGAGCGCTGCCACGCAGCGGTACAAACTGTTAAAGCCAACAACTAAACCAATCCCAAAATTACCTACCCAACCCCCCCGCGAGCAACGCGAGCCCGCTGGGGAGGGAGCCGACGCGCAAAGCGCGTTCGGGAGGGGATTCACGTGAATCCCCTCTTTGGAGCGCTGCTGTGCAGCGGTCCAAACAGTTAAAGCCAAACCCAAAGAGAAAATTAGTGCGGACGAGAGGACTTGAACCTCCACGGGGTTTCCCCACTAGATCCTTAGTCTAGCGCGTATGCCAGTTCCGCCACGTCCGCAACCTAAGCCGATACCTCGGCACAGCGGCACGGACAGTACTTCTCCGGAGCCTAATGTCA belongs to Myxococcales bacterium and includes:
- a CDS encoding SCP2 sterol-binding domain-containing protein, whose amino-acid sequence is MAYQFPSPEWTAAYKDAVNANQAYEQASADWTHGAVAMVVKADKAIGLENDAAMLLDVHQGKCRNTEYFTNAEQAKNKAAFVIEAPYPLWKEVVQGKVEPIKAMMQNKLKLTKGALPTMIRYVEGSKQLVQSASQVPTEFVA